Below is a window of Macadamia integrifolia cultivar HAES 741 chromosome 8, SCU_Mint_v3, whole genome shotgun sequence DNA.
CTGAGTCTACCGCAGGAGCAAAGGCATTTAATAACCGAAGTGTAGGTTGCCACTGATGGGCAAATTCCTTTCCCCTTCATCAGATTTAACTTATCCAGTGTTAAATCTGGTTTATGAGCTCGGCTATAAACATGAAGAACAATAGAGTAGCTAGTGACATCAGGCTCTATTCCTCTGCTCTGCATTTCATCGAACAAGTTCTCTGCTGCTCGAACAGTCCTCTCAAACCGGTCATCCGGGTGCAAGCTTGCCTTCCTGCAAATCCCATCTAATAGAACATTATAGGTAACAACATTTGGTTCATATCCACGATCCACCATTTCTCTAAAGAATTTCTCAGCCATTTGTGGTCTTTTTATCTTACACCACCCGTAAATCAGAACTGTATAAGTTTTCATGTCAGGTTCGAATCTGAATTTTCGCTTGTTGAAGATCTCTGTAGCAACCTTCACGTATCCATACTTACAGAGAGTGTCAAGAAGGTAAAGAAAGTCATCTGGGTCAGCTTCCCTCTCTATAAAACTCTCCATGTCGTCAAAGGCACGAATTGCTTGCCGAGTAAGCCCTGCAGCCACTAACCTACGAATCAGATTTCCAAAAGTTTTCGAAGTGAGTCTCAAATTTTGTTGATCCATCTCAATAATTAACTGCCAAGCAACATCAAATTGCCGTACTTTCCCCAAGATATCGATCATCAGATCATAGGCAGCAGTATCATGCTTGTAATTCGCCTGATCTTTGGCCCAAATGAAGAACCCAAGAGCGATTTTGGAGACGTTCTTAAGGCGAattaagatttggtgaaccagATGAGGAGTAACCCTGATTCCATTCAGTTGCAGAGACGACTCCATTGTGTGGAACGGGTTATGGTGTTGGATTAAGATCTTGGAAACTAAGTCTGCATCTGTGGAGGCCTGCAGAGAAGGAAATGAAGGTTTTGGGGCCTCCGAAAACCCTACCTCTGCCTCTGGAGTTTCAGAGACCTCTTCTGAGTGAAAAGTGTAGGATAAAAGCCGCATCTCAGGACGAGAAGAGAACCGCAGAGGAGAGAAGGGAGTGACGGCACGACAAAAAGATGAGCTAAATGCCATTAGCGATATTCGGATTCACTGCATTGCAGTACAAGTTCCTCATAAGAAATTAAGATATTTTAATCTAAATCACTGTATCCAATAGTTCATAGAAACTGATCAAGCACCCATTTCAAATTCCATAACTGATTCCAAATTTCAAAATCCAAGCAACATTTATCATAGAAGTATAAACAAGATATTCaaaaattttctattaattACAATTAAAATTGTCAAatgtatagggtttaggttttggcaCACCAAACAGTAGCATAATCAAAATGTTTTCAGGCTGCTAGCA
It encodes the following:
- the LOC122085765 gene encoding pentatricopeptide repeat-containing protein At2g13420, mitochondrial-like; this translates as MAFSSSFCRAVTPFSPLRFSSRPEMRLLSYTFHSEEVSETPEAEVGFSEAPKPSFPSLQASTDADLVSKILIQHHNPFHTMESSLQLNGIRVTPHLVHQILIRLKNVSKIALGFFIWAKDQANYKHDTAAYDLMIDILGKVRQFDVAWQLIIEMDQQNLRLTSKTFGNLIRRLVAAGLTRQAIRAFDDMESFIEREADPDDFLYLLDTLCKYGYVKVATEIFNKRKFRFEPDMKTYTVLIYGWCKIKRPQMAEKFFREMVDRGYEPNVVTYNVLLDGICRKASLHPDDRFERTVRAAENLFDEMQSRGIEPDVTSYSIVLHVYSRAHKPDLTLDKLNLMKGKGICPSVATYTSVIKCLCSCGRLRDAEELLNEMVANGVSPSAVTYNCFFKEYRGRKDADNALKLYRKMKDGSSCTPTMHTYNILVGMFSRLNQMDIVQEIWNDMKESGAGPDLDAYTLLIHGLCEKQKWREACQFFVEMIEKGFLPQKVTFEMLYRGLIQSDMLRTWRRLKKKLEEESITFGSEFQLYHFKPYRR